From the genome of Candidatus Dormiibacterota bacterium, one region includes:
- the asnB gene encoding asparagine synthase (glutamine-hydrolyzing), producing MCGICGIVSFETDEPVHEHQIVAMRDSLVHRGPDDAGAFRAPGVGLGARRLAILDLSERGHMPMSTHDGRYWIVYNGEIYNYRELRGRLEGRGYGFRSNTDTEVLLSLYADEGPAMLDRLNGMFAVAIWDTALKVLFLARDRLGVKPLYYAIDRRVLRFASEEKALFAAGLSPSFDPSTWEEIVCFRYVAGEGTPYRGVRRLLPGHYLLWADGTITTRRWWNLSERTRARRSSPPSNAVSWFREVFDDSVSLRRISDVPVGVLLSGGVDSSSVAASLAAQGAGGIASFTVRFPEKEFDEGPLALRVAQACGLEHHELSLSPETLGDRLLEGSWFRDEPLGHASDLHIWAISQYAKPRVTVLLSGEGADETMGGYVRYRPLRLAGLLDRTRPLLRLGRGVRGRLGKLARLASLGSPEDRVLFNACNVLPDDLCDFGMHIAADFEYRRRVLSEAVALYPGDRVRQAMYSDQHTFLCSILDRNDRMTMGASIECRVPFLDFRLVEGLAALPTRDLVSGLRGKALLRRAIGSRLPPPVRRHRKWGFGVPWGRYLRETPRLRERVAALPELEPIRGGPFDGAALRRQIASFLGGDGRHEALIWGLVMMTAWAEACLRPAPATARRA from the coding sequence ATGTGCGGCATCTGCGGCATCGTCTCATTCGAAACCGACGAACCCGTCCACGAGCACCAGATCGTGGCGATGCGCGACTCGCTCGTTCATCGCGGGCCCGACGACGCAGGCGCATTCCGGGCCCCGGGTGTGGGCCTTGGAGCGAGGCGCCTGGCCATCCTCGATCTATCCGAGCGCGGCCACATGCCGATGAGCACGCACGATGGCCGGTACTGGATCGTCTACAACGGGGAGATCTACAACTACCGCGAGCTGCGTGGACGGCTCGAGGGACGGGGATATGGCTTCCGGTCGAACACGGACACGGAGGTCCTTCTCAGCCTGTACGCCGACGAAGGGCCCGCGATGCTCGATCGCCTGAATGGCATGTTCGCCGTGGCGATCTGGGATACCGCTCTGAAGGTCCTCTTCCTGGCCCGCGATCGTCTCGGGGTGAAGCCCCTCTACTACGCGATCGACAGGCGCGTGTTGAGATTCGCCTCGGAGGAGAAGGCCCTGTTCGCCGCCGGCCTGTCGCCTTCGTTCGATCCGTCGACCTGGGAGGAGATCGTCTGCTTCCGATACGTGGCGGGCGAGGGGACGCCTTACCGGGGCGTCCGCCGTCTTCTGCCGGGGCACTACCTGCTCTGGGCCGACGGGACGATCACCACGCGCCGCTGGTGGAACCTCTCGGAGAGGACCCGTGCCCGGAGGAGTTCTCCCCCATCCAACGCCGTTTCATGGTTCCGGGAGGTGTTCGATGATTCGGTGAGTCTGCGTCGGATCAGCGACGTCCCGGTCGGAGTGCTCCTCAGTGGTGGCGTGGACTCATCGAGCGTGGCGGCGTCCCTGGCGGCGCAGGGCGCCGGAGGGATCGCGAGCTTCACGGTCCGGTTTCCCGAGAAAGAGTTCGACGAGGGGCCCCTCGCCCTCCGGGTCGCCCAGGCCTGCGGCCTGGAGCACCACGAGCTGAGCCTGTCACCGGAAACCCTGGGCGACCGGCTGCTCGAGGGTTCGTGGTTCCGGGACGAGCCCCTGGGGCACGCGAGCGACCTGCATATCTGGGCCATCTCCCAATACGCCAAACCGCGCGTCACCGTGCTCCTCTCGGGCGAAGGAGCGGACGAGACCATGGGTGGCTACGTCCGGTATCGGCCCCTGCGTCTCGCGGGCTTGCTCGACAGGACACGCCCGCTCCTCCGACTGGGACGGGGGGTCCGCGGACGTCTCGGGAAGCTCGCCCGTCTCGCGTCCCTCGGGTCGCCGGAGGACCGCGTGCTGTTCAACGCCTGCAACGTGCTGCCGGACGATCTGTGCGACTTCGGCATGCATATCGCGGCGGACTTCGAATATCGCAGGCGTGTCCTCTCGGAGGCCGTGGCCCTGTATCCCGGCGATCGCGTGCGCCAGGCGATGTACAGCGACCAGCACACGTTCCTGTGCTCGATCCTCGACCGCAATGACCGCATGACCATGGGCGCCTCGATCGAGTGCCGCGTCCCGTTCCTCGACTTCCGCCTGGTCGAAGGACTCGCGGCGCTGCCGACCCGTGACCTGGTGTCGGGACTGCGCGGCAAGGCGTTGCTGCGCCGGGCCATCGGCTCCCGCCTGCCGCCTCCAGTCCGCAGGCACCGAAAATGGGGATTCGGTGTCCCCTGGGGCCGCTACCTCCGGGAGACCCCTCGACTGCGCGAGCGCGTCGCGGCGCTGCCGGAGCTCGAGCCGATCCGGGGCGGTCCGTTCGACGGCGCTGCCCTGCGGCGGCAGATCGCCTCGTTCCTGGGCGGGGATGGACGGCACGAGGCGCTCATCTGGGGGCTGGTGATGATGACGGCATGGGCCGAGGCCTGCCTGCGGCCGGCCCCCGCCACCGCGCGCCGGGCCTGA
- a CDS encoding glycosyltransferase family 4 protein codes for MPVTVVEACAMGLPVISVDVGGIPDLLSHEKTGLLVPDDDVEAMLAAIRRLLQDASLAERLSSNARHLAERSEWERVRVQWEGLLARVLPPWSPAGARP; via the coding sequence CGTGCGCCATGGGCCTGCCCGTGATCAGCGTCGACGTGGGAGGGATCCCCGATCTGCTGAGCCACGAGAAGACGGGCCTGCTCGTCCCGGACGACGACGTGGAGGCGATGCTGGCCGCGATCCGACGTCTCCTCCAGGACGCGTCCCTGGCCGAGCGCCTCTCGTCCAATGCGCGACACCTCGCCGAGCGCTCGGAGTGGGAACGGGTCCGTGTTCAGTGGGAGGGCCTGTTAGCGCGGGTTCTTCCGCCCTGGTCGCCCGCCGGAGCGAGGCCCTGA